One window of the Candidatus Zixiibacteriota bacterium genome contains the following:
- a CDS encoding conserved hypothetical protein (Evidence 4 : Unknown function but conserved in other organisms), with protein sequence MITIYINGKAVQAEEGEMVLTAIRREGINIPTLCHHDAIEPCGACRLCMVEITKKDWNGWKKHVTSCLYPVEPELIVGTHTAQVMELRRTILELYLARNPNSAVIQKLAAEHGVTSTPYEVIPDGDNCIMCYACTRICDALGCHAISAVERGHEKVISGPLGQPPADCIGCLSCANICPTDFIEWKDENGKRSIWGREFELLTCKNCGKKIISRDFAEYLCKNRDLPMSYFETCDDCKRLDTAKTMGKLVVMAAEVSR encoded by the coding sequence ATGATTACCATATATATCAACGGAAAAGCGGTTCAGGCCGAAGAAGGCGAAATGGTGCTGACCGCAATCCGCCGGGAAGGAATAAATATCCCGACCCTCTGTCATCATGACGCCATTGAACCGTGCGGGGCCTGCCGCCTTTGTATGGTCGAAATCACCAAGAAGGACTGGAACGGCTGGAAGAAACATGTTACTTCCTGCCTTTACCCGGTTGAGCCGGAATTGATAGTGGGGACGCATACGGCGCAGGTTATGGAATTGCGACGCACTATCCTGGAATTATACCTGGCCCGCAATCCCAATTCCGCGGTGATTCAGAAACTGGCCGCCGAGCACGGGGTGACGTCGACGCCCTACGAGGTGATTCCCGACGGCGACAATTGCATCATGTGTTACGCCTGCACCCGCATCTGCGACGCACTCGGCTGCCATGCCATTTCGGCCGTAGAGCGGGGTCATGAAAAAGTGATTTCCGGGCCGCTCGGTCAGCCGCCTGCAGACTGCATCGGCTGTCTGAGCTGTGCCAATATCTGCCCGACCGATTTTATCGAATGGAAGGATGAAAACGGCAAGCGGAGTATCTGGGGACGAGAATTCGAATTATTGACCTGCAAAAATTGCGGGAAGAAGATTATTTCCAGGGATTTTGCGGAATATTTATGCAAGAATCGTGACCTGCCGATGAGTTATTTTGAAACGTGCGATGACTGCAAGCGGCTGGATACGGCCAAAACGATGGGCAAACTGGTGGTTATGGCCGCGGAGGTGTCGCGATGA
- a CDS encoding putative (Fe) hydrogenase, HymB subunit (Evidence 3 : Putative function from multiple computational evidences) translates to MRVENIDKLSQWREECRRDFVAQERKVLICFGTACEANGAPEVYDEFKKIVAQKKIPQVSIETFRQTGCHGYCAIGPLVIIEPQDIFYTKVKVKDVAEIVEKTLEKNEVIDRLLYSDIKTHEHIARYREIPFYAHQQRIALRNCGLIDPLRITDAIATGGYAGLAKALTTMTPQQVIAEISKSALRGRGGGGFLTGKKWATCAGVPSDIRYVICNGDEGDPGAFMDRTVMGSDPHSVLEGMIICAYAVGSTQGYIYVREEYPQAVYNLKKAIEQAREAGLLGENILGTGLNFDIQVNRGGGAFVCGESSALMKSVAGEVGEPRAKYIHSVIKGLYDKPTVLNNVETFVTVSMIIEKGADWFTSIGTKKSPGTKVFSLAGKVNNTGLVEVPMGMTLRQIIFDIGGGIPNERKFKAVQTGGPSGGCLPDAKLDLPVDFDSLTEAGSMMGSGGMIIMDDRTCMVDVARYFLAFLVYESCGKCVPCREGLYQLHRLCEKITEGKGEDGDLEQMEKLSRNIQIGSLCGLGQSGPNPFLSTIQYFRDEYEAHIRDKKCPAGVCRALIKYEITDDCTGCLACIKACPVGAITGERKKKHFINQLVCDRCGSCYATCNFDAIEIK, encoded by the coding sequence ATGCGGGTTGAAAATATAGATAAATTATCGCAATGGCGCGAGGAATGCCGCCGGGATTTTGTCGCCCAGGAACGCAAAGTACTTATCTGTTTCGGCACGGCCTGTGAAGCCAACGGCGCGCCGGAAGTGTATGATGAGTTCAAAAAGATCGTAGCGCAGAAAAAAATCCCGCAGGTTTCGATCGAAACATTCCGCCAGACCGGATGTCACGGATACTGCGCTATCGGGCCCCTGGTTATAATCGAGCCGCAGGACATTTTCTATACCAAGGTGAAGGTAAAAGATGTCGCGGAAATCGTGGAAAAAACCCTGGAGAAAAATGAGGTCATCGACCGACTCCTATATAGTGATATCAAGACTCACGAGCATATCGCCCGTTACCGGGAAATACCGTTTTATGCCCATCAGCAGAGGATTGCTCTTCGCAACTGCGGCCTGATTGATCCGCTTCGGATTACCGATGCCATTGCCACGGGGGGGTATGCCGGTCTGGCCAAGGCCCTGACAACCATGACACCGCAGCAGGTCATCGCTGAAATATCCAAATCTGCTTTGCGGGGACGCGGTGGTGGCGGATTCCTGACAGGCAAAAAATGGGCCACCTGCGCCGGAGTGCCCTCCGATATTCGCTATGTTATCTGCAACGGCGATGAGGGCGACCCGGGGGCGTTCATGGATCGTACGGTTATGGGAAGCGATCCCCATTCCGTTCTCGAAGGAATGATTATTTGCGCTTACGCGGTCGGATCGACCCAAGGTTATATCTATGTTCGTGAGGAATATCCACAGGCCGTCTATAATCTGAAAAAAGCCATCGAGCAAGCGCGCGAAGCGGGACTTCTGGGGGAAAATATTCTGGGGACCGGTTTAAATTTCGATATTCAGGTCAACCGCGGGGGCGGGGCCTTTGTCTGCGGCGAATCATCGGCGCTCATGAAATCGGTGGCCGGTGAGGTTGGTGAACCGCGCGCTAAATATATACACTCAGTAATAAAGGGTCTATACGACAAGCCAACCGTCCTGAATAATGTGGAGACTTTCGTCACTGTGTCCATGATAATTGAAAAGGGCGCCGACTGGTTTACCTCCATTGGCACCAAGAAGAGTCCCGGAACCAAAGTCTTTTCCCTGGCGGGAAAGGTGAACAATACCGGTTTAGTTGAGGTCCCGATGGGCATGACCCTTCGTCAGATTATTTTTGATATTGGCGGCGGCATACCCAACGAACGGAAATTCAAGGCGGTCCAGACCGGCGGCCCGTCGGGTGGTTGTCTGCCGGATGCGAAACTCGATCTGCCGGTTGATTTCGATTCCCTGACCGAAGCCGGCTCGATGATGGGCTCGGGCGGAATGATTATCATGGATGATCGGACCTGCATGGTCGATGTCGCCAGATATTTTCTGGCTTTCCTGGTCTATGAGTCGTGCGGCAAGTGTGTCCCCTGCCGCGAGGGCTTATATCAATTGCACCGGCTCTGCGAGAAAATAACCGAGGGCAAAGGTGAAGACGGGGATCTGGAGCAGATGGAAAAGCTGTCGCGCAACATACAGATCGGTTCTTTATGCGGGTTGGGGCAGTCCGGGCCTAATCCGTTTTTGAGCACCATCCAGTATTTCCGCGACGAATATGAGGCCCACATCCGCGATAAGAAATGCCCCGCCGGTGTCTGCCGGGCCCTGATAAAGTATGAAATTACCGATGATTGCACGGGGTGCCTGGCCTGTATCAAGGCCTGCCCGGTGGGGGCTATCACCGGGGAACGGAAAAAGAAGCATTTTATAAATCAACTCGTTTGCGATCGCTGCGGTTCCTGCTATGCCACCTGCAACTTCGACGCGATTGAAATTAAGTGA
- the nuoE gene encoding NADH-quinone oxidoreductase subunit E, which yields MTHDMSKVSEIIGRNPKSPGSLIMVLQDIQKEFHYLPCEALIETSKELGVPLSKVFSVSTFYNAFSLEPRGEVIIRVCQGTACHIKNADLILSQLETGLKMKAGETSPDMKFTLEIVNCVGVCAMAPVVVINDKVHGFVRQDKVLKLVKKD from the coding sequence ATGACACACGACATGAGCAAGGTCTCCGAAATAATAGGCCGCAATCCCAAAAGTCCCGGTTCTTTAATTATGGTGCTTCAGGATATCCAGAAGGAATTTCATTATCTTCCCTGCGAGGCCCTTATTGAAACATCAAAAGAGCTCGGTGTCCCCCTCAGCAAAGTTTTCAGCGTTTCGACCTTTTATAACGCTTTCAGTTTGGAGCCCCGGGGGGAAGTGATTATAAGGGTTTGCCAGGGGACGGCCTGCCATATCAAAAATGCCGATCTGATACTCAGTCAACTCGAGACAGGATTAAAAATGAAAGCCGGGGAAACCTCGCCGGACATGAAATTCACTCTGGAAATTGTCAACTGCGTCGGGGTTTGTGCCATGGCTCCGGTGGTGGTTATCAATGACAAGGTTCATGGGTTTGTCCGTCAGGACAAGGTTCTGAAACTGGTAAAGAAGGATTAA
- a CDS encoding conserved hypothetical protein (Evidence 4 : Unknown function but conserved in other organisms), producing the protein MPQKEVILAGFGGQGIMTAGQLLAYAGMAEGKQVCWLPSYGPEMRGGTANCTVVVSEMRIGSPIISNPESACVFNRPSLEKFGALIRPGGLLFINSSLIESVSGRSDITEFLVPASDIAVRIGNTKVANMVMLATYVEITGIVKFETLTDMMIKKMGEKKSFLELNQQAFLEGQKLARELATKIGAKG; encoded by the coding sequence ATGCCGCAGAAAGAAGTCATTCTCGCCGGTTTCGGGGGACAGGGAATTATGACGGCGGGGCAATTGCTCGCCTACGCCGGGATGGCCGAAGGCAAACAGGTTTGTTGGCTGCCGTCGTACGGCCCTGAGATGCGCGGAGGGACCGCCAATTGCACGGTGGTCGTGTCCGAAATGCGGATCGGTTCCCCGATTATCTCCAATCCTGAATCGGCCTGCGTATTTAATCGTCCGTCGCTTGAGAAATTCGGAGCCCTCATCCGGCCCGGGGGTCTCCTTTTCATTAATAGTTCCCTGATAGAAAGTGTCTCCGGCCGCAGCGACATTACCGAATTTCTTGTCCCGGCAAGCGACATTGCCGTCCGGATTGGCAACACCAAAGTGGCCAATATGGTCATGCTCGCAACCTACGTGGAAATTACCGGGATAGTAAAATTCGAAACCCTGACCGATATGATGATCAAAAAAATGGGGGAGAAGAAATCGTTTTTAGAACTCAATCAGCAGGCGTTTCTGGAAGGACAAAAGTTGGCCCGGGAATTGGCGACCAAAATCGGAGCGAAAGGTTAG
- a CDS encoding Ketoisovalerate oxidoreductase subunit vorA, with product MAQDATTILTRPEALSSNITHYCPGCTHGVIHRLVAESIDELGVRERTVGVAPVGCSVLAYNYFNVDFMEAAHGRAPAMATGFKRLRPDMIVFTYQGDGDLASIGMSEIVHSANRGEKFTVIFVNNAIYGMTGGQMAPTTLPHQKTTTSPFGRDVNLAGYPIRVSELLSSLRTPAYIARVSVHSAMHIVNAKQKIKKAFAYQVEGRCFSLVEVLSTCPTNWGIAPNAALKWLEDNMLPYYPLKTFKDPATGEGE from the coding sequence ATGGCGCAAGATGCAACGACTATACTGACTCGCCCGGAAGCGTTAAGCAGCAATATCACTCATTATTGTCCCGGGTGTACCCATGGTGTAATTCACCGCCTGGTGGCCGAAAGTATCGATGAACTGGGCGTTCGCGAGAGGACGGTTGGGGTGGCCCCGGTGGGATGCTCGGTCCTGGCTTATAATTATTTCAATGTCGATTTCATGGAAGCCGCTCATGGCCGGGCTCCGGCTATGGCGACCGGTTTCAAAAGACTCCGACCCGATATGATCGTCTTTACCTATCAGGGCGACGGCGATCTGGCATCGATCGGGATGAGTGAAATCGTCCATTCAGCGAATCGGGGTGAAAAGTTCACGGTGATATTTGTCAATAACGCCATTTACGGCATGACCGGGGGCCAAATGGCGCCGACAACCTTGCCGCATCAGAAAACGACCACGTCGCCCTTTGGTCGGGATGTCAATCTGGCGGGCTATCCGATACGAGTTTCGGAACTTTTATCGAGTTTGAGAACCCCGGCCTATATCGCGCGGGTTTCGGTTCATTCCGCGATGCATATTGTCAATGCCAAGCAGAAAATCAAAAAGGCCTTTGCCTATCAGGTCGAGGGGCGCTGTTTCTCGCTGGTCGAGGTTCTTTCGACCTGCCCGACCAATTGGGGAATCGCACCCAACGCCGCCCTGAAGTGGCTTGAAGATAATATGCTTCCGTATTATCCCCTCAAAACTTTCAAGGATCCGGCGACGGGGGAGGGTGAGTGA
- the vorB gene encoding Ketoisovalerate oxidoreductase subunit VorB has protein sequence MAKQLMKGNEAIAEAALRAGAVNYFAYPITPQSEVAEYLSRRIPEVGGVFVQAESEVAVGNMLFGAASTGKRVFTTSSSPGISLMQEAISYMAGAHLPVVLVNIMRGGPGLGGILPAQSDYFQATKGGGHGDYRLIVLAPSSVQEAVDLMMLSFHLADKYRTPVMIIGDGMIGQMMESVEIPEKYEEPALPPKDWALTGARGRKSQIIKSLFLDPVALEKNSFLLASKYEEIKKNEIRYELYKVNDKNRMLIFAYGTMARICQTAIDELEKEGISIGLFRPISLFPFPEKEVYEQAIKSNIESLLTVEMSVGQMIEDIERCTMSKKPLHFYGRTGGIVPSPDEVKIMVKKQLGLDTKTPLSGYMR, from the coding sequence ATGGCGAAGCAATTAATGAAAGGAAATGAAGCGATTGCCGAGGCCGCTCTGCGGGCCGGAGCCGTCAATTATTTCGCTTATCCGATCACCCCACAAAGTGAAGTGGCCGAGTATCTGTCACGGCGCATCCCGGAAGTGGGCGGGGTCTTTGTTCAGGCGGAAAGCGAAGTGGCAGTGGGCAATATGCTTTTCGGCGCGGCCTCCACCGGTAAGAGAGTCTTTACCACCTCTTCCAGTCCCGGTATCAGCCTCATGCAGGAAGCGATATCGTACATGGCCGGCGCCCATCTGCCCGTTGTGCTGGTCAATATTATGCGCGGTGGTCCCGGTCTGGGAGGCATTCTGCCGGCTCAGTCGGATTATTTCCAGGCCACCAAGGGCGGCGGACACGGCGACTATCGCCTCATTGTATTGGCCCCGTCATCGGTTCAGGAGGCGGTCGATTTAATGATGCTGTCGTTTCATCTCGCCGATAAGTACCGTACGCCGGTGATGATAATCGGTGACGGTATGATCGGCCAGATGATGGAATCGGTCGAGATTCCGGAGAAATACGAAGAACCGGCTTTGCCGCCCAAAGACTGGGCTCTGACCGGTGCCAGGGGCCGCAAGTCGCAAATCATAAAGTCGCTGTTTCTCGACCCTGTAGCGCTTGAGAAAAACAGTTTTCTCCTGGCTTCCAAGTATGAAGAAATCAAGAAGAATGAAATCCGCTATGAATTATACAAAGTGAATGATAAAAACCGGATGCTGATTTTTGCCTATGGCACGATGGCCCGCATTTGCCAGACGGCCATTGACGAATTGGAGAAAGAAGGGATAAGCATTGGGCTATTCCGTCCCATATCTCTGTTCCCCTTCCCGGAAAAGGAAGTCTATGAACAGGCGATAAAGTCAAATATCGAATCGCTCCTGACGGTCGAGATGAGTGTCGGGCAGATGATCGAAGATATCGAGCGCTGTACCATGAGTAAAAAGCCGCTTCATTTCTACGGTCGTACGGGCGGAATTGTGCCGTCGCCGGACGAAGTGAAAATCATGGTCAAAAAACAACTTGGACTCGATACGAAAACCCCGCTTTCGGGTTATATGAGGTAG
- a CDS encoding conserved hypothetical protein (Evidence 4 : Unknown function but conserved in other organisms) → MPGVIINKTYCKGCELCVQACPMQILAMSKELNQKGYFCATLKEPHRCIGCRICAIVCPDAAIEVHTHGTQFALFNY, encoded by the coding sequence ATGCCTGGTGTGATTATAAATAAAACCTACTGTAAGGGTTGCGAATTGTGTGTTCAGGCCTGCCCGATGCAGATCCTGGCGATGTCCAAGGAACTTAATCAAAAAGGATATTTCTGCGCCACGCTGAAGGAGCCGCATCGCTGTATCGGTTGTCGTATTTGCGCCATAGTCTGTCCCGACGCGGCCATCGAGGTGCACACTCACGGAACCCAGTTCGCATTATTTAATTATTGA
- a CDS encoding conserved hypothetical protein (Evidence 4 : Unknown function but conserved in other organisms), whose translation MCLPANLRQPGIEVVAVVTAKLEINMNEQGTGFRYPLIPARKIILVGGFGSGKTEVAVNLTRYLHETEKTLLTIADLDLVNPYFRSREVMELMEELGIRIITPRGGDYYADLPILLPEIRGAIESAEEKLVLDVGGDAQGARALGALSDAFVSGRYEMLMVLNSRRPFTSDVAGSIKTMTRIEMTSKLKFTGLISNSHMIDETSPEIIMEGFRLAREVEEATHLPLKFVSAKKEVLENMDPARIDCPVLPLTRLMLKPWERKK comes from the coding sequence TTGTGCTTGCCGGCCAATCTAAGACAACCGGGCATTGAGGTTGTGGCAGTCGTGACAGCAAAATTAGAGATAAATATGAATGAACAGGGGACAGGCTTTCGATACCCCCTTATTCCTGCCCGGAAGATTATCCTGGTCGGCGGATTCGGCAGCGGGAAGACCGAAGTCGCCGTAAATCTGACCCGCTATCTTCATGAAACGGAAAAGACTCTCCTTACTATCGCCGATCTGGACTTGGTAAACCCTTATTTCCGGTCGCGCGAAGTTATGGAATTGATGGAGGAATTGGGTATAAGAATTATCACTCCTCGAGGTGGTGATTATTATGCCGACCTTCCGATTTTGCTTCCTGAAATTCGCGGGGCCATCGAGAGTGCGGAGGAAAAACTGGTCCTTGATGTCGGCGGCGATGCGCAAGGGGCCCGGGCTTTGGGAGCCTTGTCGGACGCATTTGTTTCCGGCCGGTATGAGATGCTCATGGTTTTGAATTCCCGCCGTCCTTTTACTTCGGATGTTGCCGGATCAATCAAAACCATGACCCGGATTGAGATGACTTCGAAATTAAAATTCACCGGCTTGATCTCCAATTCTCACATGATTGATGAAACATCGCCGGAAATAATTATGGAGGGTTTCCGCCTGGCTCGGGAAGTGGAAGAAGCAACTCATTTACCCCTGAAGTTTGTAAGCGCCAAGAAGGAGGTTTTGGAAAATATGGATCCAGCCCGGATAGACTGTCCGGTCCTGCCGCTGACGCGCTTGATGCTGAAACCGTGGGAGAGGAAGAAATAG
- a CDS encoding hypothetical protein (Evidence 5 : Unknown function), with translation MIPVSTIVPPKWHILRISSNLTSSLGDAKVIIYVTFFTIGLDLFRFFFDII, from the coding sequence GTGATTCCGGTTTCGACGATTGTTCCGCCGAAATGGCATATTTTGCGTATAAGTTCAAATCTAACCTCTTCATTGGGTGATGCCAAGGTCATCATCTACGTGACTTTTTTCACAATAGGGCTTGACTTATTCCGATTTTTTTTCGATATTATTTAA
- a CDS encoding exported hypothetical protein (Evidence 5 : Unknown function) produces the protein MKVKILLLLFVAALSPMAGPQSDAGSSSIKPVGKRICITFDDIPAENTYEKETRKEIFAGITAALERHHVPAAGFVVGENLEDNLDLLTLWAGKGFTFGFLPYSNQDINDVPIEAYIDDIDKGKDAVKDLMAMNRQKERFFRFPFLRYGGTKEIRDQVLDYLAGEDISVAHATVLTEDFVYNLSLEKNLNILDSSKRAELQREYVNHIISCLGKAEVLAKEVAGRPVLQILQLHANRINGIFLEAVLTAIEKRGYRYISLGEALKDDIYGTKDTYYNEQYVSFLERIKYSNPDLIPAVEK, from the coding sequence ATGAAAGTGAAAATTTTATTATTATTATTTGTCGCCGCTTTGTCTCCCATGGCCGGTCCTCAGTCGGATGCGGGATCTTCGTCAATAAAACCGGTTGGGAAAAGGATTTGCATAACATTTGACGATATTCCCGCGGAAAATACTTACGAGAAGGAAACCAGGAAGGAAATTTTCGCCGGCATCACGGCAGCTCTCGAGCGCCATCATGTCCCGGCGGCCGGATTTGTTGTCGGCGAAAATCTTGAGGACAATCTTGACTTGTTGACCCTGTGGGCCGGAAAAGGATTTACATTCGGATTCCTGCCATATTCCAATCAGGATATAAATGATGTTCCCATAGAGGCTTATATCGATGATATCGATAAAGGAAAAGATGCCGTCAAAGATCTGATGGCGATGAATCGGCAGAAAGAACGATTCTTTCGTTTTCCATTTCTGAGGTATGGAGGTACCAAAGAAATCCGCGATCAAGTTCTAGACTATCTTGCCGGTGAAGATATCAGCGTGGCCCATGCTACAGTCCTGACGGAAGATTTTGTTTATAACCTCTCTCTTGAAAAAAACCTCAATATCCTCGATTCATCGAAACGGGCCGAGCTCCAGAGGGAATATGTAAATCATATTATATCGTGCCTTGGCAAGGCGGAGGTCTTGGCGAAAGAAGTGGCGGGAAGACCTGTCCTGCAGATATTGCAGTTACACGCCAACCGCATAAACGGGATATTCCTGGAGGCAGTCCTGACCGCTATTGAGAAGAGGGGCTATCGATATATTTCGCTGGGGGAAGCACTGAAGGATGATATTTACGGGACTAAAGACACATATTACAACGAACAATATGTCTCCTTTCTGGAGAGGATAAAATATTCCAATCCCGATCTGATTCCCGCGGTTGAAAAGTGA
- a CDS encoding conserved hypothetical protein (Evidence 4 : Unknown function but conserved in other organisms) has product MSFAKLFIYSIIFLLLGGPLLMASPYIQVRIYPDSRAQWNQLQSLNFDEIWMSDNYVDIAANQSQLDSLTTLGFRTDVIIPDMENFYRDRLLRAGKALTMGAYKTSAEIYAKVDSLIAEYPNIVSAKVNIGNTLQGRPMWAVKISDNPNVDENQPRILFFACIHSREVITPEILLSYMSYLTSNYGADSEVTYLVNNREIWFIPLTNPDGYIYNETNSPNGGGMWRKNRRNNGDGSYGVDLNRNFGYEWGYDNAGSSPVGSNETYRGSGPFSEPETQHLRDFILDHDFSMTISYHSYSNLILWPWGYDRIYSPDDDIFQEMGDSAAAFNGFTPTVAWGLYVTNGDTDDWGYGEQNLKRKTYALTLEVGSESDGFWPATNRISTLVSENLQPNLFFTRIVGQEYKLRAPGQPVIVASDTVEAASYDIAWRFDTDTLNPAINYELVELQNRQTITDPAASLDNLGNNQFSISTSQYHSAPSSFYSGSQNNIFHAITTANPHPVTTGDSLKFWTYYNMEADYDYAYVEISTDGINFTAIPGNITTTTNPNGNNKGNGITGNSGGWVPGLFDLSPFVGQNLYFRISYITDGYVFYDGIYVDDFYPVEIFGTENVLSSNITDTTYHITGRAEGNYYYKVRGQDAENQWGRYSEIQKVYAKSSVVCGDANGNESVNILDVSFVINYLYRGGPAPSPLSVTDVNNSGGVNILDVSYLINFLYKGGPAPNCP; this is encoded by the coding sequence ATGAGTTTCGCTAAGTTATTCATTTACAGTATTATCTTTTTGCTTTTGGGTGGTCCGCTTTTAATGGCGTCGCCTTATATTCAAGTGCGAATTTATCCTGATTCCCGAGCACAGTGGAATCAATTACAGTCGCTCAATTTTGACGAAATCTGGATGTCCGACAATTACGTCGATATCGCGGCTAATCAAAGTCAATTGGATTCCCTGACCACACTGGGTTTTCGGACCGATGTAATTATCCCCGATATGGAGAATTTCTACCGTGACAGATTGTTGCGTGCCGGAAAGGCCCTGACAATGGGGGCCTACAAGACTTCGGCCGAAATCTACGCCAAGGTCGATTCTTTGATCGCCGAATACCCTAATATTGTTTCGGCCAAAGTGAACATCGGAAACACGCTCCAAGGCCGGCCGATGTGGGCAGTCAAAATCTCCGACAATCCTAATGTCGACGAAAATCAGCCGCGAATTCTATTTTTTGCCTGCATCCATTCCCGCGAGGTCATCACGCCTGAGATTTTACTCAGTTACATGAGTTATCTGACCTCAAATTATGGAGCTGATTCGGAGGTTACATATCTTGTGAACAACCGCGAGATCTGGTTTATTCCGCTCACTAATCCTGACGGCTATATTTATAATGAGACCAATTCCCCGAATGGCGGAGGGATGTGGCGCAAGAATCGGCGGAATAACGGCGATGGCAGTTATGGAGTCGATCTGAATCGAAATTTCGGATATGAGTGGGGATATGATAATGCCGGCTCGTCCCCGGTCGGAAGTAATGAGACCTATCGCGGAAGCGGTCCGTTTTCGGAACCGGAAACCCAGCATCTTCGCGATTTCATTTTAGATCATGATTTCTCGATGACAATATCATATCATTCCTATTCTAATTTGATACTCTGGCCGTGGGGTTATGATCGCATTTACAGCCCCGATGATGATATTTTCCAGGAAATGGGGGATTCGGCGGCCGCTTTTAACGGATTCACTCCGACCGTAGCTTGGGGGCTGTATGTGACTAACGGCGATACCGATGACTGGGGATATGGTGAACAGAATCTTAAAAGAAAAACCTATGCTCTTACTCTGGAAGTCGGTTCGGAAAGCGACGGTTTCTGGCCGGCGACCAATCGTATCAGCACGCTGGTTTCCGAGAATCTGCAGCCCAACCTTTTCTTCACGCGTATTGTGGGGCAGGAATATAAGCTTCGCGCCCCGGGCCAGCCGGTTATAGTGGCGTCCGATACCGTGGAGGCCGCTTCATACGATATTGCCTGGCGGTTCGACACGGACACGCTCAATCCGGCCATCAATTATGAGCTGGTCGAATTGCAGAACCGGCAGACCATAACGGACCCGGCTGCCAGTTTGGATAACCTGGGCAATAATCAATTTTCCATTTCCACTTCGCAGTATCACTCGGCGCCATCCTCCTTTTACTCGGGATCGCAAAACAATATTTTTCATGCGATAACGACCGCCAATCCTCATCCGGTCACGACCGGCGATTCCCTCAAATTCTGGACCTACTATAACATGGAAGCCGATTATGATTATGCCTATGTTGAAATTTCCACGGATGGGATTAATTTCACAGCCATTCCCGGAAATATTACCACCACCACCAATCCCAATGGAAACAATAAGGGTAACGGAATAACCGGCAATTCCGGCGGGTGGGTGCCAGGACTATTTGATCTTTCGCCGTTTGTCGGTCAGAACCTCTATTTCCGAATTTCTTATATTACCGACGGCTATGTTTTTTACGACGGGATTTATGTCGATGATTTTTATCCGGTGGAAATTTTCGGGACGGAAAATGTTCTTTCGTCGAACATCACTGATACGACCTACCATATTACCGGCCGGGCCGAGGGGAATTATTACTACAAAGTTCGCGGCCAGGACGCCGAAAATCAGTGGGGAAGATATTCGGAGATTCAAAAGGTCTACGCGAAATCATCAGTTGTTTGCGGCGATGCCAATGGCAATGAATCGGTCAATATTCTTGATGTATCCTTTGTGATAAACTATTTGTATCGCGGAGGTCCGGCCCCGAGTCCTTTATCGGTGACGGATGTTAATAATTCCGGCGGGGTAAATATTCTCGATGTCTCGTATCTTATAAACTTCTTGTATAAGGGCGGACCGGCCCCCAATTGCCCCTAA